From the genome of Ostrinia nubilalis chromosome 1, ilOstNubi1.1, whole genome shotgun sequence:
agaaattgtgttccacggatttctctctacaccgtcgttaaggcattcattgactggactataattagtCTTATTCTTATACAAAAAGCAATAATGTTTTCAGGTCTATTCAATAGGCTACTGGATTTCCTGGATAAGATATTTAACAGAAAGAAAGGTGAAGATGACAGTATAACTACCACAGAAGAAACCTCTACTGACAGTACGGGTACCAATGACAGTACAACTGACAGTACTGGTAGCAATGACAGTACAACTGCGACAGAAGAAACCTCTACTGACAGTACTGGTACCAATGACAGTACCACTGACAGTACTGGTACCAATGACAGTACAACTGCGACAGAAGAAACCTCTACTGACAGTACTGGTACCAATGACAGTACCACTGACAGTACTGGTACCAATGACAGTACAACTGCGACAGAAGAAACCTCTACTGACAGTACTGGTACCAATGACAGTACCACTGACAGTACTGGTACCAATGACAGTACAACTGTGACAGAAGAAACCTCCACAGACAGTACTGGTAGCAATGACAGTACCACTGCGACAGAAGAAACCTCCACTGACAGTACTGGTACCAATGACAGTACAACTGAAGGTACTGGTACCAATGACAGTACAACTGACAGTACTGGTACCAATGACAATACAACTGCGACAGAAGAATCCTCCACTGACAGTACTGGTATGAATGACAGTACAACTGTGGCAGAAGAACCCTCTACTGACAGTACTGGTACCAATGACAGTACCACTGACAGTACTGGTACCAATGACAGTACAGCTAACAGTACTGGTACTAATGACAGTACAACTGACAGTACTGGTAGCAATGACAGTACAACTGCAACAGAAGAAACCTCTGCTGACAGTACTAGTACCAATGATAGTACAACTGACAGTACTGGTAGCAATGACAGTACCACTGACAGTACTGGTACCAATGACAGTACCACTGACAGTACTGGTACCAATGACGGTACAACTGCGACAGAAGAAACCTCTACTGACAGTACTGGTACCAATGACAGTACCACTGACAGTACTGGTACCAATGACAGTACCACTGACAGTACTGGTACCAATGACAGTACCACTGACAGTACTGGTACCAATGACAGTACAACTGACAGTACTGGTACCAATGAAGGTACAACTGCAACAGAAGAAACCTCTACTGACAGTACTGGTACCAATGACAGTACCACTGACAGTACTGGTAGCAATGACAGTACAACTGCGACAGAAGAAACCTCCACTGACAGTACTGGTACCAATGACAGTACCACTGACAGTACTGGTACCAATAACAGTACAACTGTGACAGAAGAAACCTCTACTGACAGTACTGGTACCAATGACATTACAACTGACAGTACTGGTACCAATGACAGTACAACTGTGACAAAAGAAACCTCTACTGACAGTACTGGTACCAATGACAGTACCACTGACAGTACAACTGTGACAGAAGAATCCTCCACTGACAGTACTGGTATGAATGACAGTACAACTGTGGCAGAAGAACCCTCTACTGACAGTACTGGTACCAATGACAGTACCACTGACAGTACTGGTACCAATGACAGTACAACTGACAGTACTGGTACTAATGACAGTACAACTGACAGTACTGGTACCAATGACAGTACAACTGCAACAGAAGAAACCTCTACTGACAGTACTGGTACCAATGACAGTACCACTGACAGTACTGGTAGCAATGACAGTACAACTGTGACAGAAGAAACCTCCACTGACAGTACTGGTACCAATGACAGTACCACTGACAGTACTGGTACCAATGACAGTACAACTGTGACAGAAAAAACCTCTACTGACAGTACTGGTACCAATGACAGTACCACTGACAGTACTGGTACCAATGACAGTACCACTGCGACAGAAGAAACCTCTACTGACAGTACTGGTACCAATGACAGTACCACTGACAGTACTGGTAGCAATGACAGTACAACTGCGACAGAAGAAATCTCTACTGACAGTACTGGTACCAATGACAGTACCACTGACAGTACTGGTACCAATGACAGTACAACTGCGACAGAAGAAACCTCCACTGGCAGTACTGGTACCATTGACAGTACAACTGCGACAGAAGAAACCTCCACTGACAGTACTGGTACCAATGACAGTACAACTGCGACAGAAGAAACCTCTACTAACAGTACTGGTACCAATGACAGTACAACTGTGACAGAAGAAACCTCCACTGAAAGTACTGGTACCAATGACAGTACAACTGCGACAGATGAACCCTCTACTAATAGTACTGGTACCAATGACAGTACAACTGCGACAGAAGAAACCTCCACTGACAGTACTGGTACCAATGATAGTACAACTGTGACAGAAGAAACCTCCACTGACCCTACTGGTACCAATAACAGTACGACTGACAGTTCAGGCACCAATGACAGTACAACTATGACAGGAGAAACCTCCACTGACAGTACTGGTACCAATGACAGTACAACTGACACCAATGTCAATAGCACTGATACCTATGACAATACAACTGACACCAATGTCAATAGCACTGATACCTATGACAATACAACTGACACCAATGTCAATAGCACTGATACCTATGACAGTACAACGGAAACTAGTGTCAATAGTACTGATACCTATGACAATACAACTGACACCAGTGTCAATAGTACTGATACCTATGATAGTACAACTGACACCAATGTCAATAGTACTGATACCTATGACAGTACAACGGAAACCAAAGTCAGTAGCACTGATACCTATGACAGTACGACGGATACTAATGTCAATAGCACTGATACCTATGACAGTACAACTGACATCAATGTCAATAGTACTGATACCTATGACAGTACAACGGATTCCAATGTCAACAGCACTGATACCTATGACAATACAACTGACACCAATGTCAATAGCACTGATAACTATGACAGTGCCACCAGCCAAGCAGTCAGCAGCGATGAAAGTTCTACCAACAGTATTTACACCACTGTCACTACTGAATATACTAATTCTATCAGCAATGTTACTGACAACAGCACTGACAGTACAAGTTAGTATTTCAAACCTTCTGTTTGTTTATTCACAAGTTTCACATTTAGATATTTATCTAATTTAGGAACAAAAgagtgaaaattttaattttttaattcaactggttttaaataaataatttcttttacttatttaaactaACACTAATCGTAATAATCAACATTTTAATATAGATACTACTGATCAATAGGTGACACCGTGATTACAAACAACGATGAAGACGAAGTTGTCTTTGAAGACATATTGATAAGTGATGGTTCCAGCACTTCCAGCAACTCTACTTATAACACTACGGATACCGGTATCGATACCACTAATAATGCCAATCACAACACTACTGACACCGGTATCGATACTTATAACAGTACcagttatacatattttatgttataaataatagtACAACTGTAAGTAACACCACAGAGAACAGCTCTACAAATGCTACGACGTCCTCTAAGCTCTGGTGGAGGAAGATTTGTCTAttcttttgtaataattaacaaataatttaacaataaacaaagTAATTGTTAAAACGGCGTGCCCACACGACGCGGAGATAGATCTAAAGGGAAATAATTACTAGGTACTTTATgaaaaaactagcttttgcgaaatttaatttgttatagatcgtcataaattatagcctatatattattctgggttataaacaataatactgtaaagtttcatcaaaatccattcagtagtttttgcgtgaaaagtaacaaacatccagacatccaaactttcgcatattAGTAGGAAGGTTATGCCATTGAAAAAAAGAGTTATTAGTTTTCCcgaatttcaaatatttaaaggGAAACTTCCCTATTCATGAACCTTGATTGCACAAGGTGTTATTTGCAACACTCGCactaacaatttattttaattaaactttaatgccattGGGCGTTCTCTGTCAGATAAACTTTGGaccaattatatttaaattaatttgatttattttaagatGTTACCTACGTCTCTAGGTGGGAGTACTATGAGCACAAAAACCATTTTCCCCGCCATATTTTTAACGTGTGTCGTGTGGCTGTACGCTCCAGTTATCACGGTGGAATTCGGTCGTTTtaattattaagattttttttttaattaaatagtgCATTTATTTAGCTTAAGGTTCTATATTTTGTTGTACCTACATAGGTAATTCGCAAATAAATAGCGTTCTACATAAACATTTGGTGAAACTggcatttaattattaattgttTTAACCTTAATTAGTGCAACAGTCATCATAATTTCCAGTTTTTAAATTTATCAGTCATGGAGTAAACGTATTTATGGAATGAATAACATTTATAACATCATTAATCATTTAACACATAGGAATaagtttacaaaattttaataagtttaTCCAGCATTTCTTCACGGAAATGAAccctatatttattatttattcaattcgt
Proteins encoded in this window:
- the LOC135080092 gene encoding serine-rich adhesin for platelets-like isoform X4, with protein sequence MQLPRYLKVSIDNFSFLCEIIEIIFSIGNILSSIGDDDSDYESTTTTSTLLERKIQRLIAQQEEREARKEAKEQREKEKAEAREARREAKQARREERLAERLARRIARRMRRRGQTVNNSSENSNSSESVISGSEDSGIDVSESVNDSAESNNTSSENSGEEIVKDSEESTENSSNLSEDDDSIERRSSFLARAILRLFGLFHRGKNDTESSDSNESSEGETSDEDNDEDDSSDNNESNKKQSLLARLIKRVEGRFNRSSGTNDDSESDEDSDNTSSNESNEGLFNRLLDFLDKIFNRKKGEDDSITTTEETSTDSTGTNDSTTDSTGSNDSTTATEETSTDSTGTNDSTTDSTGTNDSTTATEETSTDSTGTNDSTTDSTGTNDSTTATEETSTDSTGTNDSTTDSTGTNDSTTVTEETSTDSTGSNDSTTATEETSTDSTGTNDSTTEGTGTNDSTTDSTGTNDNTTATEESSTDSTGMNDSTTVAEEPSTDSTGTNDSTTDSTGTNDSTANSTGTNDSTTDSTGSNDSTTATEETSADSTSTNDSTTDSTGSNDSTTDSTGTNDSTTDSTGTNDGTTATEETSTDSTGTNDSTTDSTGTNDSTTDSTGTNDSTTDSTGTNDSTTDSTGTNEGTTATEETSTDSTGTNDSTTDSTGSNDSTTATEETSTDSTGTNDSTTDSTGTNNSTTVTEETSTDSTGTNDITTDSTGTNDSTTVTKETSTDSTGTNDSTTDSTTVTEESSTDSTGMNDSTTVAEEPSTDSTGTNDSTTDSTGTNDSTTDSTGTNDSTTDSTGTNDSTTATEETSTDSTGTNDSTTDSTGSNDSTTVTEETSTDSTGTNDSTTDSTGTNDSTTVTEKTSTDSTGTNDSTTDSTGTNDSTTATEETSTDSTGTNDSTTDSTGSNDSTTATEEISTDSTGTNDSTTDSTGTNDSTTATEETSTGSTGTIDSTTATEETSTDSTGTNDSTTATEETSTNSTGTNDSTTVTEETSTESTGTNDSTTATDEPSTNSTGTNDSTTATEETSTDSTGTNDSTTVTEETSTDPTGTNNSTTDSSGTNDSTTMTGETSTDSTGTNDSTTDTNVNSTDTYDNTTDTNVNSTDTYDNTTDTNVNSTDTYDSTTETSVNSTDTYDNTTDTSVNSTDTYDSTTDTNVNSTDTYDSTTETKVSSTDTYDSTTDTNVNSTDTYDSTTDINVNSTDTYDSTTDSNVNSTDTYDNTTDTNVNSTDNYDSATSQAVSSDESSTNSIYTTVTTEYTNSISNVTDNSTDSTNTTDQ
- the LOC135080092 gene encoding serine-rich adhesin for platelets-like isoform X3, translating into MQLPRYLKVSIDNFSFLCEIIEIIFSIGNILSSIGDDDSDYESTTTTSTLLERKIQRLIAQQEEREARKEAKEQREKEKAEAREARREAKQARREERLAERLARRIARRMRRRGQTVNNSSENSNSSESVISGSEDSGIDVSESVNDSAESNNTSSENSGEEIVKGFLARAILRLFGLFHRGKNDTESSDSNESSEGETSDEDNDEDDSSDNNESNKKQSLLARLIKRVEGRFNRSSGTNDDSESDEDSDNTSSNESNEGLFNRLLDFLDKIFNRKKGEDDSITTTEETSTDSTGTNDSTTDSTGSNDSTTATEETSTDSTGTNDSTTDSTGTNDSTTATEETSTDSTGTNDSTTDSTGTNDSTTATEETSTDSTGTNDSTTDSTGTNDSTTVTEETSTDSTGSNDSTTATEETSTDSTGTNDSTTEGTGTNDSTTDSTGTNDNTTATEESSTDSTGMNDSTTVAEEPSTDSTGTNDSTTDSTGTNDSTANSTGTNDSTTDSTGSNDSTTATEETSADSTSTNDSTTDSTGSNDSTTDSTGTNDSTTDSTGTNDGTTATEETSTDSTGTNDSTTDSTGTNDSTTDSTGTNDSTTDSTGTNDSTTDSTGTNEGTTATEETSTDSTGTNDSTTDSTGSNDSTTATEETSTDSTGTNDSTTDSTGTNNSTTVTEETSTDSTGTNDITTDSTGTNDSTTVTKETSTDSTGTNDSTTDSTTVTEESSTDSTGMNDSTTVAEEPSTDSTGTNDSTTDSTGTNDSTTDSTGTNDSTTDSTGTNDSTTATEETSTDSTGTNDSTTDSTGSNDSTTVTEETSTDSTGTNDSTTDSTGTNDSTTVTEKTSTDSTGTNDSTTDSTGTNDSTTATEETSTDSTGTNDSTTDSTGSNDSTTATEEISTDSTGTNDSTTDSTGTNDSTTATEETSTGSTGTIDSTTATEETSTDSTGTNDSTTATEETSTNSTGTNDSTTVTEETSTESTGTNDSTTATDEPSTNSTGTNDSTTATEETSTDSTGTNDSTTVTEETSTDPTGTNNSTTDSSGTNDSTTMTGETSTDSTGTNDSTTDTNVNSTDTYDNTTDTNVNSTDTYDNTTDTNVNSTDTYDSTTETSVNSTDTYDNTTDTSVNSTDTYDSTTDTNVNSTDTYDSTTETKVSSTDTYDSTTDTNVNSTDTYDSTTDINVNSTDTYDSTTDSNVNSTDTYDNTTDTNVNSTDNYDSATSQAVSSDESSTNSIYTTVTTEYTNSISNVTDNSTDSTSDTVITNNDEDEVVFEDILISDGSSTSSNSTYNTTDTGIDTTNNANHNTTDTGIDTYNSTSYTYFML
- the LOC135080092 gene encoding serine-rich adhesin for platelets-like isoform X1; the encoded protein is MQLPRYLKVSIDNFSFLCEIIEIIFSIGNILSSIGDDDSDYESTTTTSTLLERKIQRLIAQQEEREARKEAKEQREKEKAEAREARREAKQARREERLAERLARRIARRMRRRGQTVNNSSENSNSSESVISGSEDSGIDVSESVNDSAESNNTSSENSGEEIVKDSEESTENSSNLSEDDDSIERRSSFLARAILRLFGLFHRGKNDTESSDSNESSEGETSDEDNDEDDSSDNNESNKKQSLLARLIKRVEGRFNRSSGTNDDSESDEDSDNTSSNESNEGLFNRLLDFLDKIFNRKKGEDDSITTTEETSTDSTGTNDSTTDSTGSNDSTTATEETSTDSTGTNDSTTDSTGTNDSTTATEETSTDSTGTNDSTTDSTGTNDSTTATEETSTDSTGTNDSTTDSTGTNDSTTVTEETSTDSTGSNDSTTATEETSTDSTGTNDSTTEGTGTNDSTTDSTGTNDNTTATEESSTDSTGMNDSTTVAEEPSTDSTGTNDSTTDSTGTNDSTANSTGTNDSTTDSTGSNDSTTATEETSADSTSTNDSTTDSTGSNDSTTDSTGTNDSTTDSTGTNDGTTATEETSTDSTGTNDSTTDSTGTNDSTTDSTGTNDSTTDSTGTNDSTTDSTGTNEGTTATEETSTDSTGTNDSTTDSTGSNDSTTATEETSTDSTGTNDSTTDSTGTNNSTTVTEETSTDSTGTNDITTDSTGTNDSTTVTKETSTDSTGTNDSTTDSTTVTEESSTDSTGMNDSTTVAEEPSTDSTGTNDSTTDSTGTNDSTTDSTGTNDSTTDSTGTNDSTTATEETSTDSTGTNDSTTDSTGSNDSTTVTEETSTDSTGTNDSTTDSTGTNDSTTVTEKTSTDSTGTNDSTTDSTGTNDSTTATEETSTDSTGTNDSTTDSTGSNDSTTATEEISTDSTGTNDSTTDSTGTNDSTTATEETSTGSTGTIDSTTATEETSTDSTGTNDSTTATEETSTNSTGTNDSTTVTEETSTESTGTNDSTTATDEPSTNSTGTNDSTTATEETSTDSTGTNDSTTVTEETSTDPTGTNNSTTDSSGTNDSTTMTGETSTDSTGTNDSTTDTNVNSTDTYDNTTDTNVNSTDTYDNTTDTNVNSTDTYDSTTETSVNSTDTYDNTTDTSVNSTDTYDSTTDTNVNSTDTYDSTTETKVSSTDTYDSTTDTNVNSTDTYDSTTDINVNSTDTYDSTTDSNVNSTDTYDNTTDTNVNSTDNYDSATSQAVSSDESSTNSIYTTVTTEYTNSISNVTDNSTDSTSDTVITNNDEDEVVFEDILISDGSSTSSNSTYNTTDTGIDTTNNANHNTTDTGIDTYNSTSYTYFML
- the LOC135080092 gene encoding serine-rich adhesin for platelets-like isoform X2, which codes for MQLPRYLKVSIDNFSFLCEIIEIIFSIGNILSSIGDDDSDYESTTTTSTLLERKIQRLIAQQEEREARKEAKEQREKEKAEAREARREAKQARREERLAERLARRIARRMRRRGQTVNNSSENSNSSESVISGSEDSGIDVSESVNDSAESNNTSSENSGEEIVKDSEESTENSSNLSEDDDSIERRSSFLARAILRLFGLFHRGKNDTESSDSNESSEGETSDEDNDEDDSSDNNESNKKQSLLARLIKRVEGRFNRSSGTNDDSESDEDSDNTSSNESNEGLFNRLLDFLDKIFNRKKGEDDSITTTEETSTDSTGTNDSTTDSTGSNDSTTATEETSTDSTGTNDSTTDSTGTNDSTTATEETSTDSTGTNDSTTDSTGTNDSTTATEETSTDSTGTNDSTTDSTGTNDSTTVTEETSTDSTGSNDSTTATEETSTDSTGTNDSTTDSTGTNDNTTATEESSTDSTGMNDSTTVAEEPSTDSTGTNDSTTDSTGTNDSTANSTGTNDSTTDSTGSNDSTTATEETSADSTSTNDSTTDSTGSNDSTTDSTGTNDSTTDSTGTNDGTTATEETSTDSTGTNDSTTDSTGTNDSTTDSTGTNDSTTDSTGTNDSTTDSTGTNEGTTATEETSTDSTGTNDSTTDSTGSNDSTTATEETSTDSTGTNDSTTDSTGTNNSTTVTEETSTDSTGTNDITTDSTGTNDSTTVTKETSTDSTGTNDSTTDSTTVTEESSTDSTGMNDSTTVAEEPSTDSTGTNDSTTDSTGTNDSTTDSTGTNDSTTDSTGTNDSTTATEETSTDSTGTNDSTTDSTGSNDSTTVTEETSTDSTGTNDSTTDSTGTNDSTTVTEKTSTDSTGTNDSTTDSTGTNDSTTATEETSTDSTGTNDSTTDSTGSNDSTTATEEISTDSTGTNDSTTDSTGTNDSTTATEETSTGSTGTIDSTTATEETSTDSTGTNDSTTATEETSTNSTGTNDSTTVTEETSTESTGTNDSTTATDEPSTNSTGTNDSTTATEETSTDSTGTNDSTTVTEETSTDPTGTNNSTTDSSGTNDSTTMTGETSTDSTGTNDSTTDTNVNSTDTYDNTTDTNVNSTDTYDNTTDTNVNSTDTYDSTTETSVNSTDTYDNTTDTSVNSTDTYDSTTDTNVNSTDTYDSTTETKVSSTDTYDSTTDTNVNSTDTYDSTTDINVNSTDTYDSTTDSNVNSTDTYDNTTDTNVNSTDNYDSATSQAVSSDESSTNSIYTTVTTEYTNSISNVTDNSTDSTSDTVITNNDEDEVVFEDILISDGSSTSSNSTYNTTDTGIDTTNNANHNTTDTGIDTYNSTSYTYFML